The nucleotide window tacgcggctcaggtcaagaagagactcgactctagtggagagcatgtgttttcaaatggtgacgtcgcggagactagaatcgactggtctgagtgtcaccatttggaaacacatgctctccactagagtccagtctcttctccacctgagtcgcctaagtgtgagttgagcctaaccctcagtttttgaacttttcaagaaTTCCCACTTTTCTTGTCGAGAAAATGACAACTAGTTCCGGCAGTTCCGGCTGTGATCTCTTGCATCTCATTGGCCTAGACATGCAGTACACCAGATGGAGACCATCCAACCAAAACAGACAGAGCTCCGACAGCAATCAGAAGCATTATCAACAACATCAGAACAATCAGCGGAATTTCCAACATCAGAACCTTGGCAGAAACAATCAGAAGGGCTATCAACAAAATCAGAGCTCTGGAAATAACAATCAGAAGGGTTATCAGCATCAGAACAATCCTGGGAATAACTATCAGAAGGGTTATCAACATCAGAACAACAATCAGAAGGGTTTTCAGCATCAGACACAGAGTCCTGGAAACAATCAGAAGAACTATCAACACAACAGAACCCTGGAGGTAACAATCAGAAGAGCTATCAGCATCAGACACAAAGTCCTGGGAGCAATCAGAATAGCTTCCAACTTCAGACAAAAAGTCCTCCCAAAAACAATCAGAAGAATTTCCAAAATCAGAATCCTGCAAACAATCAGAAGAGCTACCACAATCAGAGCCCTGCAAACAATCAGAAGAACTACCAACATCAGAAGCTTGAAAGCAATCAGAAAAACGATCAGTATCAGAATCCAAAAAATGCTGATCGACAATTTTCAAGGAGCAAACTATCAATTGAATCATCAAGCGAATAATCAATCAGATTACAATCTGAGATATCAGTCTCTACATAATGGAAGAAGAAGGTATGGAACCTCATGATAGGGTATAATGGAACATTGGCATGATACTATATATGGAATTATTATTGACTAATGTAGTATAGGCTATACATGGTACATGGGAATAATGGTCTTCAAATTAactgatggaaattactgagatattgcaattattcaaatgctaatttttttgttatttatattaaaactagtcactaggactaaccattaattttgtacTCTCATTTCTTATCCTaacatattaatttttattgcttaagtcttccagtgaagcctacagttctaatctataattatttctctaCTTTAGATTATTTTGCTACACAGTTATttgatttatacttttttcacttcactagcactacaccaactcgaagggctttgttctctatGTTCTCTTTGTTTGAAATGCTAAtgaactaataattattgaacgagaatccaaattaaatgctgtaaatcaccccgaagtgttctgctactgaaaatattgacaacagggtaaacagctagatggaaattcgatgagcgctactattcaaaaattatttgtcagcttGGGAATAATATAcaactatataatataataatatacaacgctactattcaaaaattatttgtatattattctccaggctgataaataatttttgaatagtagcgctcattaaATTTCCATCTACAGTGAAGCGAAGCgaagcctgctgatctcattcttggacgatccagtcgggggtccagggggcggagccccctggctagacggatatggcgagcgaagcgagcctgacggctagttgaaTATATATTGAGAGTACATTCCATATTCTCTGTTTATATAATTGACTTAAATCCTGTTTCttcatttccaatcattcaatgattatatgttttttgtctctgttgaataaataaataagtaagtaATCCTTTGTAGagggccccatacactagggaGCTTGGATCGGCGAACTTGATTCTTGGGAACCAATTATCCCAGTGTATGTGGAACATTGGCGAACCACGAACCACATTCGTGACAAACTTGGTCTTCAATCTAGATTGAAAACTTTGTTCAGTTCGTCCGCCTGGGCaatatattctatctatatattactagcaggtaacccgtgcttcgcaagggtttattttaaaacttgacgtaatgaaatccagaagaattgaaaataggcctatgaatttataagcagcatttcaagtaaatcagtccagtagttcagacgtgatgatgcgccaaacataatttccctatcctctacacgtgtgTGTACATCttcaagccagttctttcctctattatagtatatagaagatgatagatagatggatatatcatccatttatctatcatcttctatactataatagaggaaatgaatgagaataaattttgaaaggtttgagatatcgatgtgcggttttcaccataccttttctctggaaatcctgtatcggaatcatgtatcatttatgaacacctttcaattaaaaaaagaagttgtattcaaaatggtggaaaaaatttgggtgcgacggaaaacctgtttttatcattcgaaaaggattcccccaatcatacctatcttctaatttccctttaaagagaaatgttctgctgcttccttacaacaactgaaagcatgacaaataattgaaaacctGACGAACTGAAGACTTTatgaaatcaaatattgaagaatttaaaatacgGTAGGTTtgaaaccatcctcggttaagcaagaatctatatgcaaaatttcaagttaatcagtccagtagttcagacgtgatgatgcgtcaaacataatttccctatactactttacacctgtatacgtgtataatccagttctttaatatactaaatttttttaattccgaccatatgatttggtgatttttttatgaaatcgtatgtactattaatgaagtttgaacattaattctgaaaaatctagaaggaagattgaaatttgggcttccaggtgcacgagattgatatagttttagaatctatgttcaaaatttggagatctaaatcattcccgttttccgGTATGTAATCCACaaattgacatgttttgatgcgaacaaacgaacacacgaacaaacacaaccctactctctcttattatatagatttatatatATTCCCCCCACAGCAGCTGCAAACTTTGAAACAGTCATCTCTAGACCCCGAAAGACACTGAAGTGACGAGGGGTTGTTCGCTCTCCCCACTACAGTGTGTGGCCAAATCCTACACGAACTTGATTCCCTGAACCAATTTCCCTAGTGTATAGTCTTCACATTCAAGgctgtattttttattcatcaaggGAAGATTTTACTTGCAGTTTCTATtcaattactagccgtcaggctcgcttcggtcgccatatccgtctagccagggggctccgccccctggacccctgactggatcgtccaagaatgagatcagcaggcgatttgagcatttttatcatatgttaggacgatccagtcggggatccagactaaacgtctggctaaacggatatggcgagcgaagcgagcctgactgctagtgatataatattcccaggattgaagtagcactgcccaatcaattttttcgcgataaatgcatttagatcttcaacttggtgccaacctaacaaagtcaactcaacttaatgccaacctgacaaaattattaatttagttgccagttaacaactgtttcgaagaggtactctatctagattatagttctatagtaacatatgatatggaaatttcaattataattaagagattgggagaagaagaatatacatgctaaaagacgaactttcaacccttagagttaaaatattgccaaaagatttcttagtgcgcctctaaagggccaactgaacatacctaccaaatttgaacgtttttggtccggtagatttttagttatgcgagtgagtgagtgagtgagtgagtgagtcagtgagtgagtgccatttcgcttttatatatatatatatataccactgatttatttacttcataatCTACTGATTCATTCATACATTACTATATTGATGATTTGATTCATTTGCTTAGgccaggggtctccaacctttttttatccaagggccacattgttaattcttgggaaGCTTAGAGGGCCAAcaacaaggatgtacgtggaattCGACTAgtggggacacacacgacggCGGATTTGGGGGGTGTAAAactattatatttccattaaaataatatgaggagttttaagtaggtttaattaaaacaaaggaaaaaacaaaccaattcatttcattttaatacaaagtccaatttattgggtgtaaaaaggtcataagaaaacttgacaatgcatgaatttagcaagttaaacaaaatgctaataacttttttatagtaataagacaacttgacaatacaCGAGCTCACAGAAAGTTACCAAACTAAAAGAGAATAAGTTGCTTTTTTTTTAGTGAGAAGATCGCatttcttttccacttgaaatgtccgcccatttaggatcaaactgtgtggttccgatcattaaaattgttttcaaatgttcatctgacaaggaAGATATGTATTTGGATtcaacaaacttcatttttgaaaatgtctgctcacacttgtaggtagatccagaaaaagaaaacatagcttgagcatgtttttttttaatgtttttggagtctttttctgggagagacatgtacagtccgtgcagaccatttgctaatatctcgcaatggttgatcgctgcttgtttacagctaattttacacttattaagaaatggaATGGCTGGTAAGtgaagagtactgaactcacagctgttttcaaaaatgtgtataaatatatattttaaaaaatctgtagcaataactctcggcgggccggacaaaatctatccgcgggccggatgtggcccgctggccgtaggt belongs to Nilaparvata lugens isolate BPH chromosome 9, ASM1435652v1, whole genome shotgun sequence and includes:
- the LOC120353168 gene encoding signal transducer and activator of transcription A-like isoform X2; the encoded protein is MTTSSGSSGCDLLHLIGLDMQYTRWRPSNQNRQSSDSNQKHYQQHQNNQRNFQHQNLGRNNQKGYQQNQSSGNNNQKGYQHQNNPGNNYQKGYQHQNNNQKGFQHQTQSPGNNQKNYQHNRTLEVTIRRAISIRHKVLGAIRIASNFRQKVLPKTIRRISKIRILQTIRRATTIRALQTIRRTTNIRSLKAIRKTISIRIQKMLIDNFQGANYQLNHQANNQSDYNLRYQSLHNGRRREVSPWTQQMGDDSGLERSVSSTSSISSLE